TAATGCATATCTGGTGGTTAAAACCATTGGGCGGATTGTATTTATTATACCTCTGCATCGATTATTTTGTAACCCGAAACACACCGGATACTTCCGACGATTTACTCAATAAAAAACAAAGCGTATTTTATAAATACACCTTTGGATTAATGGGTCAGTTTTGGGCTACGGTGGCCATGGTAGAGATCATGGATTTGGCTTTTTCCATCGACAATGTTTTTGCAGCGGTTGCCTATGTAGAAAACGTTCCCCAACCTCAGGGATTTTATTTGGTTTGTATCGGCGTTTTCATTGGTATTCTGGCCATGCGATTCGTTGCACAGGCTTTTGTTCGGTTAATGGAAAAATATCCCTTTTTAGAAGTTGCTGCGTTCATTGTCATCGGAATTTTAGGTGTTAAACTGACCATTTCCATGATTACGCATTTTAAACCCGATGCGGCCATTACAGCATTTCTTGATAGTGAGGAAGCCGATTTGTATTTATCCATCTTAACCGTAGGTGTGTTTATTGTCCCGATTTTATCGTCGGTTTTACTGGGTTACCCCAAACGAAAATCCTGAATACTAAAGCAGATTTACCTCCGTTTTAGCTTCGATGATTTTCCGCCGTACACTTCTATTTACTTTCCTTTATTGTATCACGCTTAATCCTGTTTCGGCACAGCAACAACGATGGTTGATTGGTCCTTACCTGGGAACCGCCTATTCCTTTTTAAGTTCCGAAGGCAGCAGTACTGATTTTTCATTGACCACAATGCCCAATCCCTATGCGGGGATAGAGGTCCACTTTAGAATCCTCAACCACCTGGAAATTGAATCCGGCTGGGGCTTTATTCATTCATCGTATATCATGAAATATAAAGATGAAAAACTGGAGACATCGCGTATCCGGATGCGAATGTTCCCTTTGCGTTTGCGCAGCTCTGTTTCCATATCCAAACAGATTAAAGCCATCGCCGCTTTGGGATTGATTTATGATCCCATATCCATCTATGGTAGTTCAACCTATGAGCTCAGTAACGGATCTTATTTATTTCATCTCACACAAAGTTCATCGAATGGATTATTGATTTCGCCTTCGTTAGGAATTTCATTGAAAGGCAAATCTTCGCTTCAACACGAAATCGAGTTTCAGGCTTTTTGGGGAAAGGGACAATTCCTCCATGCCAATGCAGCTTATATCCACCATCCGGAAGAATACCGACAATTCAACCACAGCGGAAAAACCATTGCGTTACGTTACCGTTTGTTGTTTGCACTTAGTGGTAAAAAGAATAAAAATCAGGAATAAATTCCTCTGTATTTTTCCCGCGCGTAATTCATGAAATAACGGAAATCCGGTTTTTCACCTGTGGCGCGCTCTATTAATTCTGTTGCAGCATAGGTTTTGCCGTGGACATGTATATTTTCGCGTAACCATTTCAACAATGGTTTCATATTTCCTTTTGCAATTTCTGCAGGAATGGCGGCATCCGATTTTACTGCGGCTGCATATAATTGAGCAGAATAAAAACTTCCCAATGAATAGGTAGGAAAATATCCAATGCTTCCATGCGCCCAGTGGATGTCTTGTAATACACCTTCTTTATCGGAAGGGACATCAATATTCAGGTACTCTTTATATTTTTTATTCCATGCGGCAGGAAGATCTTTTACTTCAAGCGAACCCTCCATCAATGCTTTTTCAATTTCGAAACGAATCAAAATATGAAAATGGTAGGTAAGCTCATCGGCATTCGTACGAATGAGGGATGGACGAACCAGGTTCATGGCGGCATAAAATTCTTCGGGACTTACATCCTTCATTTCATTGGCAAAATATGCACCTAACAGATTCCAGTTCGCTTTCCAGTAATCGAGACTTCGTCCCACAATATTCTCCCACAAACGCGATTGTGATTCGTGCACTGCAAGTGAACAGGCTTCTCCGGATGGGAGTCCGTATTCCGATAATGGAATTCCCTGCTCATACAAGGCGTGCCCACCTTCGTGAATGGTACTCCAGATCATTTCATGCAGATTATTTTCATTGGTTCTGGTGGTCACCCTCACATCTTCTGCATTAAAATGAATGGTAAATGGATGAGAAGAAACATCCTGACGGCCCGCTTCAAAATCGTATCCCATTTGCTTTAGTAATTCAATGCCCAGATCCCATTGTTTGCTGGTGGAATAGTTACGGTACATAAAATCTTCGCGAGGTTCTTTCTTTTTAAGAAGCTCATCGATAAATGGTTTTAATTCTTTTTTTACGTCGGCGAATAAACGATCGATATCCGACGTTTTTGTCCCCGGCTCATACTGATCAATCAGTGCATCATAAGGATGTTCGCTATACCCCAGCAATTCTGCTTCGCGGCGTTTTAATGCTACGATTTTTTCCAGCTTGGGTTGGTAAATCGAAAAATCATTCTGCGATTTTGCTTCATCCCATGCAGCGAATGCTTCCGAAACGGCCATGGTTAATTCCTGCACAAAAGCCGTGGTATATTTATTTCTGTCGCGATAATCTTTTAGCGACTGCTTTACATTTCGTTGTTGTTTTTCGTTGAGACTTCCATCTTTTTCCAGCGTCTCCAATAATTTTCCGAATTGCGGATCCACACTCAGCTCATGCGAAATGCCGGCGAGGGTGGCTAATTGCTGACCACGAATGGCGGCTCCTTTGGCAGGCATGTACGTTTCCTGGTCCCACTGCAACACAGCAGAAGCATACATTACATCGGCTAATTTTCTGAGATGATCAATATAGGATTGGTAGTTCGAATTCATGGGATTGACTTATGGGTTAAAAATAGCCAATTAATTTCATCGGAAAATGGAAAATGATTTTACTATTTTTCGGGCATGAAAAACAAAATCATTTTTGCTGCCTCCCTGCTCATGGCCACCGCTGTGATTTTAGGGGCATTAGGCGCTCATGCCTTAAAAAGCCGACTCCAACCGGATGCCCTGCTTTCATTCGAAACAGGTGTGCGCTATCATTTAATTCATGGAATTGCATTGTTAGTCCTTGCTCTCTTAACCGATCACCTGGGTGATAAAAAAGTTAAAACGCTGGCTATATTGTTTACTTCGGGCATTCTTTGTTTTTCGGGTTCCATCTATCTATTGGCTACGCGTCCGCTTTACGGAATGGAGGGACAATTAAAATTTCTTGGTCCCATTACTCCTCTTGGCGGCGTGCTCTTTATTATAGCCTGGATTCTATTGGCGGTTTATGCTTTAAAACGAAAATAAAAAAGGAGGACGATTGTCCTCCTTTCCTTTTTTTTACTCGCGCTTAACGCTTATTTTTTTCAAGATATTCATTCAAATCATCAATGGTGGTTTCGAATTGAAAGGTATCGTTTACTTTATAGTAATTTTTTGAGTCAACAACTTTTGCCCACGCATATTTTGCAAAATCCAAACGCGAATCTTCAAACCCGAATTCCTTACAAATAGCAGCAACTTGTGCAGAAGATAGGCAATTGCTGTTTGCAATTTGTTTTGCCATGGTCAATTTCGAATCTTCGAAGTTTTTGGATTTAATAGAAGCCAATGCCGATTGAAATTCTTTTTCGCTGATGGCATACGTACAAGCTCCGTTATTTACAGGCGTGGTGTTGTTGTTAACAGTGGTATTGTTTACGGTTGTATTATTACCTGTAGTGTTACTGCTTACATTGGTATTTCCACTGGTAGTAGTAGTTGTTGTTGTTGTTGTAACTGTGCTGGAAGATGAGCTGCTGGATGTGGAAGATGTAGTTCCGGGATTAACATTCATTCCCGTGTTCATATTTACATTTTCACCCATTCCGTTTCCGGATACATTCACATTCATGTTTACTCCCATTCCACCTACATTCATGTTTACATTTACATTTTCGCCATTTGCGTTATTGGTGGTGTTTACACCGGTGCTGGTGCTAACATTGTTTCCTCCAACGTTCATTCCTGTATTGATGTTAGCTCCCTGATCGTTGCCAGATACATTGGTAGAAGTGCTTACGGTTTGTCCGCCTGCATTCATTCCTGTTGTTACATTTCCGCCGTTGGCATTTCCGTTTACGTTGGTAGAAGTGCTTACGGTTTGTCCACCCGCATTCATTCCCGTATTCACATTTCCGCCATTGGCATTTCCATTTACATTGGTGGTGGTAGTTACCGTTTCGGTGGTTTGTGTAACAGTGGTGGTTTGTGTTGGTTGTGTATTGGTTGTTACCGTTTGTGTTACCGGTTGTTCTGTTGTTTGATAAACATATACCGGTGCAGTAGATGTGGATTGCTCAATGGGAACCATTCCAAATGCTTTCATGGCGATTCCTTTTTTAGAGCGTTTTAAACGGAATGTATATTCATTACCTCCTTCAAAAGGATAACTTTTACCAACAGGAGCGAGTTTGCTGTCGGCAAAAATTACTTTTACGGAATAGTTGTTCGCATCGAGACCGGTGACTTTCACATTCGTTTCCGGTTTTGTGTTTTGGCGAATACCATTTACAACTACATAAAATTGATCTCCTTCGTCGGAAAATACAACAATGTTTACTTTACCCTGTGCCATTGCACCGAGTGATAAGAAGAATAAACAAGCAAGCGTAAAAATTCGTTTCATAAGTCAATATTTGGTTTGTAAAAATAAGCTTTATGCCCCTTTTCAAGGACTGTGCCAAAATACTTTTTAACTGATTTTCAATATTTTTCGAAAATTTTATTTGACTTAATCCTGCTTTCATCCGTTTTTCATGTCCGATTAAAACTTATTTTCGCAGCACAATTTCTTGCCTATGAAAACGATTCTGGTAATTGGTGCCGGAAGATCTTCTTCTTCTATGATCAAGTATTTGCTCGACCACAGTTCCGCCTCGCAATGGAAAATTCGTGTGGGCGATATGGATGTGGAATTGGCTAAGAAAAAAGTGAATGGTCACCCCAACGGTGAAGCCTTTGCTTTTAATGCATTAAATCCGGATGAGCGCAAAAACGAAATTGCAAAAGCAGATTTTGTCATTTCCATGTTACCCGCCATTTACCACATTGAAGTAGCCAAAGATTGTATCGACTTAAAGAAAAATGTGGTTACTCCATCCTATGTTACCCCTGCCATGCGCGAACTGGATGCGGCCGCAAAAAAGGCAGGAATTATTATTCTGAATGAAATAGGTGTTGATCCGGGTATCGATCATTTATCGGGAATGAAAATCATTGATGAAATTCATCACCGCGGTGGTAAAGTGCTGGCCTTTGAATCGTATTGCGGCGGACTCATTGCACCCGAAAGCGATAATAATCCCTGGGGATATAAATTCACCTGGAATCCACGCAATGTGGTTTTAGCCGGACAAGGAGGCGCTGCTCGTTTTATTCGTAACGGCGCTTTAAAATATATTCCCTACCACCAATTATTTAACCGCACCGAATCCATTTCCATAGAGGGAAAAGGCGATTTTGAAGGATATGCCAACCGCGACTCGCTGAGCTATCGTGCAGTGTACGGATTGGAAAATATTCCTACCATGTTGCGCGGAACTTTGCGTAAAAAAGGATTTTGTGCGGCATGGAATGTTTTCGTTCAATTGGGTTGCACCGACGATTCATACATTATGGAAGGATCATCGCAAATGACCTGGCGTTCGTTTCTTAATGCCTTTCTCGATTTTCATCCATCACGCAGTGTAGAAGAAAAACTTTGTGCCTATTTAACTATTCAGACTACAGACGAAAGTTTTGGCATGCTTAAATGGTTAGGTCTATTCGAGGATACACCAATCGGAATTTCGAAAGATGCCAGTCCCGCTCAAATTCTCCAAAAACTGCTCGAAGAAAAATGGGTACTTGAACCTCAGGATAAGGACATGATTGTTATGTTCCATCGTTTCCATTTCGAAATCGGCGGTAAGAAGAAAGAACTGCAATCGTCCATGATGTATATTGGTCAGGACGATACCTACACCGCCATGAGCGATACCGTTGGATTACCGGTTGCCATTTGTACCAAAATGATTTTAGAAGGTAAGATTCAAGACAAAGGCGTAATGCTTCCCATCAGCAAATCCATTTACGAACCCGTACTCCGGGAACTGGAACAATTCGGTATCCGTTTTGATGAAAAAGAAATGGATCTTTGATCTGATTTCACACCGTGCATTTTCTGTTACTAACTTTTATATCATGAAGAATATCAGTTATTTATTTTTAATTTTTGCGCTTTTTTTCAGTGGATGCCTGGTCACATTTAACGATGCTACCGATATCTATTATAACAGTCTGAATGACGGTTCCTCCTATACCCGATTCGCCCAAATTCCGGTTTATGCTGCCGGGGATAAAGTGAGTGCGGCTTATGTCCACCTCGGTGATATTAAAATTGAACAGGGTAAAAAAAACAGTTACGAGGACCTGATTAAACTTGCCCGCAAGGAGGCTTATGATCACGGTGCCGATTGCATCATCGATTTAAATACGACCACCATTACCCGCAAAGCAACCCGCGGTCTGCGAGATAAGGAGCCTGAATTTTACGAAGCAACCGTCTTAACCTGCAAGGCGGTGCGCTATAAAAAAGATGCCGCAGATACCTATCCCATGAATCCGGATAAAGACACTACCTATCTCTACGAAGCCGAGTACCTGAAAGCGAAAAAATCGAAACGGGCCAAGGCGCAGGTGATTGGTACATTATCCATTTACGGTGCCATTGGAATTGCCGTAATTGTGGCTGCCATTTTCGGAAAATAAAAAAGCGCCTTTATTGCTAAAGACGCTTTATAAAAGGATACCGGAATTAGCAATTCTCAATAATCATAGCAGAAGCACCGCCTCCACCATTACAGATACCTGCTGCTCCGTATTTACCGTTGTTTTGTTTTAATACATTGATCAATGTAACAATGATGCGGCAACCGGAAGAACCCAGCGGGTGACCCAAAGCCACGGCTCCACCATTTACATCTACCTTAGAAGGATCGAGTCCGAGTTCTTTCATATTAGCCAAACCAACCACCGAAAATGCCTGGTTTAATTCCCAGAAGGAAATATCAGAAACCTTGAGGTTTGCTTTTTTCAGTGCTTTAGGAAGAGCAACAGAAGGTGCAGTAGTGAACCATTCCGGAGCTTGTTCTGCATCGGCAAAGGATACGATTTTCGCCAAGGGTTTTAATCCGAGCGCTTCCATTTTTTCTTTGCTCATCAGTACCACTGCAGAAGCTCCATCATTAAGGGTTGATGCATTGGCAGCTGTTACCGTTCCTTCTTTTTGGAATACCGGAGAAAGAGAAGGGATTTTATCCAATTTCACATTGGTGTATTCTTCATCTTTAGCCACTACAATCGGGTCTCCTTTACGTTGTGGAACAGAAACAGGAACGATTTCATCATTAAACTTTCCTGCATCCCATGCAGCAGCAGAACGCTTATACGATTCAATAGCAAAATTATCCTGCTCTTCGCGACTGATGTGTTTTTCTTTCGCGCAAATCTCTGCGCAATTTCCCATGTGTACGCGATTGTAAACATCCGTTAAACCATCAAACACTAATCCATCCGTCAATTTCGCATCACCCAGGCGGAATCCGTTTCTGGAGCCCAAGAGGTAATGGGGAACCTGACTCATATTTTCCATTCCTCCTGCTACAACAACATCATTATCGCCAAGCATAATACTTTGTGCTCCCAATGCAATTGCTTTCATTCCCGATGCACAAACTTTATTTACAGTGGTACAAATTACGCTATCCGGTAAACCTGCAAACTTTGCAGCCTGACGAGCGGGGGCTTGTCCTAAACCTCCCTGCAATACGCAACCCATATACACTTCATTCACTTCCTTGCCATCGAGTTTGATTTTATCAAGAGCTCCTTTAATGGCAGTAGCTCCCAATTGCGGAGCAGCAACACTGGACAGCGCACCGTTAAAACTTCCCATTGGAGTACGAACGGCTGCTACGATATAAACTTCTTTCATGATCTGTTTTGTGATTTGATGGGGTGAAATTAATCATAATATCCCACCGAAAAGTGAAAAAAAGAGAAAGAATGCGGGGAGCTTAAAACCTATTGTTTCTCAGCGTTTCTGGCGCGGATCAAGCGCATCGCGTAATCCTTCGCCAATGAGGTTGTACATGGTAATGGTAACAAAAATGGCTAATCCCGGAAAAACAATCATCCACCAGGATTCAGGTTCGGTGCGACCAATGTTCAACATCGAACCCCAGGTAACCACATCGTCGGGGACCCCAATATTTAAAAAACTTAATCCGCTTTCCACCAAAATGGAAGATGCAATTCCAAAGGCGATGTAAACAAATACAGGCGCTAAAGCATTTGGAAGAGCATGCTTAAAAATGATTCTAAAATCTGAAAATCCAAATGAACGGGCAGCCTGAATAAATTCTAACTCGCGAACACGCAATAATTCTGCACGCACAAAACGGGCAATTTCTGTCCAGCTACTTAATCCAATAATCACCATCAACAACCACATACTACGCTCTTCCACTATTGCAGAAACCGACAAAATCAACAAGAGCTTAGGCATGGAATTAAAAATTTCAATAAAGCGTGATATCCATGTATCCACCGGCAGATTAACTTTTTTTGCAAGGACTCCAACAGCCAGTTTCCCTGATAAAAAAATCACCACCAAAAAAACGGCGACAAACAACAACAGGCTGATAAAAAATTGAAACAAGCCATAGGCAGCACTTTGTTCCATTGCATCGCTTACGGAATAAGATCGAATTTGAATTCCGTAAAACCAGGCCAGCATCAACGCCGGAAAAATCATCCAGTATTGCAAGCGTTTTAATTGTAAACCATGGTCGCCATAATACCCTGCCATTGCACCCAAAAATAATCCGATAAGCACGGCAATCCCCATGGAAACCACGCCCACCAACAAGGCAATTTTTGTTCCGTGAATTAAACCTGCAAGTACATCTCTACCTAAAATATCGGTACCCAAACGATGCCTGAATTTTCCTTCCGAAGCTTGAATTTCGCCATTGGCATTTCGCTTAAAATGCACATCACCGGGTGATGAAAAATCGCGATTGAGAATGTCTTGTCCGGAAGCAGAAAAAGGCACCGGGGCCCATACTACCGATTCCAGATTTAGTGATTTCCAATCGGTATTTTCATAGGAAAGTATTTCCCAGTTTCCGGTTTCGGGATGTTGGGTTGAATCAAGGCCGCTGCATCCGAAAACGGATTTACCAATCCAATGTGTAGCAAATGCCGGATAAAACGTTTTCCCTCTGTATTTGGCATACAATGGTTGATCGTTGGCAATAAAAGAAGCAAAAACGCCAACAAAAATCATCAGCATTAAAATCCAGAAACTGATAAATGCCGGAATGTTTTTCTTAAACTGTTTCCAGGCATATTTCCGAAAGGAAAAACGTTGTGTGTTGTCGTTATGTTTTTCGGTTTCCTTCATTATTTACGATAAGAAATTCGTGGATCTGCAATAGCATAAAGGATATCCGCCACCAGATAACCTACCATAGTTAGGAATCCGGAAAGTGTAAAAATGGCAACGATGGTTGGATAATCGTAATTGTGAATCGCTTCATACGATCCGAGTCCCATTCCCGGATAGGTAAAAATGGTTTCAATTATAACTGATCCACCAATGGCCATGGGGAAAATATTTACGAAAATGGTAATCACCGGCAACAAGGAATTCCGGAGTGCATGTCGCCATAAAACCTTATTCTCATCCAATCCTTTTGCCCGCGCCGTGCGGATATAATCCTGATTTAAATTCTCGAGCATACTGCTTCGCATTATCCGCGAAATAAAAGCAAAGGAAGAATAGGTATAAGTAATTAACGGTAATACCATATACGGCCACTCCGCTCTCCACCGCACCCAAAAAGGCCATTCAGGATCGTAATGGGAAGGATCCATATATCCCGCTTCGGGGAACCAGACTAAAACATCGGGATTCGAAAACAACATCAACAATACCATTCCCACAAAAAAAGATGGTAATGAATAGAGCATAAACAATAGTAATGAAGTAGCACGTTCACCCCATCCACCTTTTCCTCTGGCAGCGTAAACACCAATGGGAATACTAATTAAATAAGCCAGTAAAACGGAAATAAAAATGAGTTTGAAGGAAATAAAAAATTTCGACCATATCTTTTTTGCCACAGGTTCATGGTCCACATACGACGAACCGAAATCGCCTTCCAGAAATAATTTACTCAGCCAATGGTGGTATTGGTTGGACCAGCCATGCCAATGGATGACCGGTACATATAATTTCCATGAACCGGATGCATTTTTCATTTCATGAAACAATAATTTTAAGCGGACCATTTTTTCTTTCCCCGATTCGAAATACACTGCTTCATCATAGATTCTTTCCAGCGAATCGAGTCGCGCAACGATGGTGTTTTCATGATACGTTTCCAGCAACACGCTTAATCCGTTTTGAATTTGAATGTGCGCCTCATTGATGGTGTTGGCATCGTATTGCTGAAATGAAATGCTGTCCTTTTGAACCGTATATTTCGCCACCAGCGAATCGGGATTAAATTGTTTTTGCCATGACAATAAATCGTTTAATCCCAGGTACCAGTCCGACACCTTTTGCCAGTTTCCATATTGATGCGTTAAACGATCCAATACATCCCGGTGCGATTTTGATCCGATTTTATACAAGGTATCGCAATCGGCCAGGGAGGAAAGTGAAAAATAGAAAACCGGACGATCGATACCCAATTGCGCACGCACTGAATCTTTTTGCGCAGCCGAAATTTGGAGTCCACTCGAAGAACCCGAAGGTCCGTTTGTACCCAACATGATTTCAACAGGATCACCCGGTGCTTTAATGGAAATAATAAATGCCAGGAGACTGATCACAAACAAAGTGGGAATGAACATCAGGATGCGATATGTAAGGTACCTCATCATTTCAGTTCCGCATTTTTTTGTGCATTTCCATTGTGATTTACCAGTCGGAATGCATTGACGTACATCTGTGGTTTTTCGCTGTAAATTCCAGCCTCAAAACGGCGATGAATGGCCACCCTTGCTTTCGGTGAAAATAAAAATACATAGGGTTGTTCATCCGCAATAAGGGCCTGCAATTTTTTAATCTTCACCAAATAAAGCGAATCATTCATTTCGCGGTTGCAAGCTTCGATCAGTGAATCGGAATAGGCATTTCCAAAGCCACAGAAATTTGCTCCAAAATTAGCCCATTGCGAAGTATGCCACAATTGAACAGGATCTTCATATAAAGCAGAACCCTGCCAGGATCCCATCATCGCATCAAAATCGTGCGTAAATGCTTTTTCGTAAAAGAGCGAAAATTCCAGGGGATTTGG
The genomic region above belongs to Flavobacteriales bacterium and contains:
- a CDS encoding saccharopine dehydrogenase NADP-binding domain-containing protein gives rise to the protein MKTILVIGAGRSSSSMIKYLLDHSSASQWKIRVGDMDVELAKKKVNGHPNGEAFAFNALNPDERKNEIAKADFVISMLPAIYHIEVAKDCIDLKKNVVTPSYVTPAMRELDAAAKKAGIIILNEIGVDPGIDHLSGMKIIDEIHHRGGKVLAFESYCGGLIAPESDNNPWGYKFTWNPRNVVLAGQGGAARFIRNGALKYIPYHQLFNRTESISIEGKGDFEGYANRDSLSYRAVYGLENIPTMLRGTLRKKGFCAAWNVFVQLGCTDDSYIMEGSSQMTWRSFLNAFLDFHPSRSVEEKLCAYLTIQTTDESFGMLKWLGLFEDTPIGISKDASPAQILQKLLEEKWVLEPQDKDMIVMFHRFHFEIGGKKKELQSSMMYIGQDDTYTAMSDTVGLPVAICTKMILEGKIQDKGVMLPISKSIYEPVLRELEQFGIRFDEKEMDL
- a CDS encoding acetyl-CoA C-acyltransferase, whose product is MKEVYIVAAVRTPMGSFNGALSSVAAPQLGATAIKGALDKIKLDGKEVNEVYMGCVLQGGLGQAPARQAAKFAGLPDSVICTTVNKVCASGMKAIALGAQSIMLGDNDVVVAGGMENMSQVPHYLLGSRNGFRLGDAKLTDGLVFDGLTDVYNRVHMGNCAEICAKEKHISREEQDNFAIESYKRSAAAWDAGKFNDEIVPVSVPQRKGDPIVVAKDEEYTNVKLDKIPSLSPVFQKEGTVTAANASTLNDGASAVVLMSKEKMEALGLKPLAKIVSFADAEQAPEWFTTAPSVALPKALKKANLKVSDISFWELNQAFSVVGLANMKELGLDPSKVDVNGGAVALGHPLGSSGCRIIVTLINVLKQNNGKYGAAGICNGGGGASAMIIENC
- a CDS encoding carboxypeptidase M32, giving the protein MNSNYQSYIDHLRKLADVMYASAVLQWDQETYMPAKGAAIRGQQLATLAGISHELSVDPQFGKLLETLEKDGSLNEKQQRNVKQSLKDYRDRNKYTTAFVQELTMAVSEAFAAWDEAKSQNDFSIYQPKLEKIVALKRREAELLGYSEHPYDALIDQYEPGTKTSDIDRLFADVKKELKPFIDELLKKKEPREDFMYRNYSTSKQWDLGIELLKQMGYDFEAGRQDVSSHPFTIHFNAEDVRVTTRTNENNLHEMIWSTIHEGGHALYEQGIPLSEYGLPSGEACSLAVHESQSRLWENIVGRSLDYWKANWNLLGAYFANEMKDVSPEEFYAAMNLVRPSLIRTNADELTYHFHILIRFEIEKALMEGSLEVKDLPAAWNKKYKEYLNIDVPSDKEGVLQDIHWAHGSIGYFPTYSLGSFYSAQLYAAAVKSDAAIPAEIAKGNMKPLLKWLRENIHVHGKTYAATELIERATGEKPDFRYFMNYAREKYRGIYS
- a CDS encoding DUF475 domain-containing protein; protein product: MDFLHSILGPDLEAAGLIILNLILIESLLSVDNAAVLATMVMDLPEEQRGRALKWGIIGAYLFRGLSLLFASWLMHIWWLKPLGGLYLLYLCIDYFVTRNTPDTSDDLLNKKQSVFYKYTFGLMGQFWATVAMVEIMDLAFSIDNVFAAVAYVENVPQPQGFYLVCIGVFIGILAMRFVAQAFVRLMEKYPFLEVAAFIVIGILGVKLTISMITHFKPDAAITAFLDSEEADLYLSILTVGVFIVPILSSVLLGYPKRKS
- a CDS encoding ABC transporter permease, whose product is MFIPTLFVISLLAFIISIKAPGDPVEIMLGTNGPSGSSSGLQISAAQKDSVRAQLGIDRPVFYFSLSSLADCDTLYKIGSKSHRDVLDRLTHQYGNWQKVSDWYLGLNDLLSWQKQFNPDSLVAKYTVQKDSISFQQYDANTINEAHIQIQNGLSVLLETYHENTIVARLDSLERIYDEAVYFESGKEKMVRLKLLFHEMKNASGSWKLYVPVIHWHGWSNQYHHWLSKLFLEGDFGSSYVDHEPVAKKIWSKFFISFKLIFISVLLAYLISIPIGVYAARGKGGWGERATSLLLFMLYSLPSFFVGMVLLMLFSNPDVLVWFPEAGYMDPSHYDPEWPFWVRWRAEWPYMVLPLITYTYSSFAFISRIMRSSMLENLNQDYIRTARAKGLDENKVLWRHALRNSLLPVITIFVNIFPMAIGGSVIIETIFTYPGMGLGSYEAIHNYDYPTIVAIFTLSGFLTMVGYLVADILYAIADPRISYRK
- a CDS encoding ABC transporter permease encodes the protein MKETEKHNDNTQRFSFRKYAWKQFKKNIPAFISFWILMLMIFVGVFASFIANDQPLYAKYRGKTFYPAFATHWIGKSVFGCSGLDSTQHPETGNWEILSYENTDWKSLNLESVVWAPVPFSASGQDILNRDFSSPGDVHFKRNANGEIQASEGKFRHRLGTDILGRDVLAGLIHGTKIALLVGVVSMGIAVLIGLFLGAMAGYYGDHGLQLKRLQYWMIFPALMLAWFYGIQIRSYSVSDAMEQSAAYGLFQFFISLLLFVAVFLVVIFLSGKLAVGVLAKKVNLPVDTWISRFIEIFNSMPKLLLILSVSAIVEERSMWLLMVIIGLSSWTEIARFVRAELLRVRELEFIQAARSFGFSDFRIIFKHALPNALAPVFVYIAFGIASSILVESGLSFLNIGVPDDVVTWGSMLNIGRTEPESWWMIVFPGLAIFVTITMYNLIGEGLRDALDPRQKR
- a CDS encoding DUF423 domain-containing protein; the protein is MKNKIIFAASLLMATAVILGALGAHALKSRLQPDALLSFETGVRYHLIHGIALLVLALLTDHLGDKKVKTLAILFTSGILCFSGSIYLLATRPLYGMEGQLKFLGPITPLGGVLFIIAWILLAVYALKRK
- a CDS encoding DUF4476 domain-containing protein; protein product: MKRIFTLACLFFLSLGAMAQGKVNIVVFSDEGDQFYVVVNGIRQNTKPETNVKVTGLDANNYSVKVIFADSKLAPVGKSYPFEGGNEYTFRLKRSKKGIAMKAFGMVPIEQSTSTAPVYVYQTTEQPVTQTVTTNTQPTQTTTVTQTTETVTTTTNVNGNANGGNVNTGMNAGGQTVSTSTNVNGNANGGNVTTGMNAGGQTVSTSTNVSGNDQGANINTGMNVGGNNVSTSTGVNTTNNANGENVNVNMNVGGMGVNMNVNVSGNGMGENVNMNTGMNVNPGTTSSTSSSSSSSTVTTTTTTTTTSGNTNVSSNTTGNNTTVNNTTVNNNTTPVNNGACTYAISEKEFQSALASIKSKNFEDSKLTMAKQIANSNCLSSAQVAAICKEFGFEDSRLDFAKYAWAKVVDSKNYYKVNDTFQFETTIDDLNEYLEKNKR